The genomic window CACTGACGGCCCTCCCCGGCACGGCGCAAGCAGCGGCGACCACCGTCCAGGTCACGGTCAGCACGGCCGACGGCACCAAGAGACTCAGCCAGGAGGCGCCGCTCTCCTTCGGTACGCCCCAGCAGGCCACCAACATCGCGATCAACGCGAACGAGCGGCACCAGCCCATGACCGGCGTCGGCGCCTCGATCACCGAGGCGTCGGCGAGCCTGATCGCGGGCCTGCCCGCCACGACCCGCACCCAGTTGATGAGCGAGCTCTTCGGGGGCTCGGGCATCGGTCTCAACTACCTGCGCCAGCCGTTCGGCGGCACGGACTTCGTGGCCGCGCTGCCCTACTACTCGTACGACGACAACGGCACCACCCCGGACCCCACCCTGTCCAAGTTCAGCATCGCCCGGGACAAGGAGAAGATCATCCCGCTGCTGAACCAGGCCAAGGGGATCAACCCCGGCATCCGGTTCATGGCCACGCCGTGGAGCGCGCCCGCCTGGATGAAGGACAACGGTTCGCTCAACGGCGGCAAGCTCAAGACCGAGTACTACGACGAGTACGCGAACTACCTGGTCAAGGCCATACAGGCGTACGCCGCCGAAGGTGTGCCCATCGAGGACCTCACCGTGCAGAACGAGGCCGAGCTCGGGACCAGTTACCCGTCGATGATCATGACCTCCGCCGAGCAGGCCGAGTTCCTGAAGGTCCTCGACCCCAAGCTGGCAGCTGCCGGTCTGGGCACGAACCTCTTCGCCTTCGACCACAACTGGGACCACCCGAGCTACCCGCTCGACGTCTTCTCCCGGACCAGCGGTCTCTGGCGCCTGGCAGGTGCCGCCTTCCACTGCTACGCCGGATCGCCCGAGGCCCAGCAGCAGGTGATCAACGCCGGCAAGCGGGTCTTCATGACCGAGTGCTCCGGCAGCGACACCACCAACACCTATGCCGACACACTGGAATGGCACGCCGAGAACCTCGTCGTGCGCAGCCTCCGCAGCGGCTCCGAGACCGTCATCGACTGGAACCTCGCACTCAACTCCAGCGGCGGTCCGCACTTCGGCAACTGCCAGAACAGGTGCAACGGCGTCGTCGAGGTCAACGGCTCCTCGTACACCAAGAACGCCGAGTACTACGTCCTCGGCCACCTCGGCAAGTACGTCAAGCGCGGAGCGGTCCGCATCGGAAGCAACAGCGGCGCCTCGGGCGGGCTGCAGAACGTGGCCTTCGAGAACCCGGACGGCTCCCGTGCGGTGTACGTCGTGAACGCGGGGAGCTCCACGTCCACGTTCTCCGTGACCGAGAGCGGCACCTCCTTCGGCTACAGCCTCCCCGCCGGGGCGATCGCGACCTTCACCTGGCCGGGCAGCCCGACGGGCGGCACCGGCACCATCGACCCGAGCGCCTGGTACGAGCTGGTCAACGTGAACAGCGGCATGTGCGTCGACCAACGCGACGGGGCCACCGCCGACGGCACGGCAGTGCAGCAGTGGGAATGCGGTACGGGCGCGGAGAACGTGCAGTGGCAGCTGACCCCCACGGACGGCGGCTACTCCCGGATCACCAGCCGCAAGGCCGCGGCGACCAACCAGGTCATCGACGTCACCGACCGCTCCACCGTCGACGGCGCGAAGATCCAGACCTGGGCGTGGACCGGCACTGGCGGCCCCAACCAGCAGTGGAGGCCCGAAGCGGTGTCCGGCGGCTACCGCTTCGTGAACCGCAACAGCGGCAAGTGCCTCGATGTGACCGGCCACTCCACGGTCAACGGGACGCAGCTCCAGCAGTGGACCTGCGCCGCCGGAAGCACGGCCCAGACCTTCCGCCTGGTCAAGAAGTAGTCCCACCCCGCAGGCCATGCGCCCCCAACGGCATCGCCGTTGGGGGCGCATCCGTTGGGGCACCACTGCGAGAGAGACTCGACCTCCCTCAGAGGCGGTCCGATGTGCTTGTGCTTGTGCTGGTGTCGTAGGTGTCGTAGGTGTCCAGGCGGCACACGGGCACGGGCAGCGGGCGTCGGCGAGATGCGAGGCGTCGCTTGTGGGACAGGTGCACCGCATGGCGCCATTTGATGCCACGTGACGCCATCTGGCGTCGCTTCGTGCGCCATGGCGCCAAAGATTTTCCGACGTGGCGCCACTGGTTGGCTCGAACTCCTCTGACCTGCGCATTCCTTGCGTCATTGCTGCCGCATCAGGTGCTGTGCACCCCCACCCGACCCCCTCCCCACCCCGCCGTGCGCCAACCGGGCTACCTATGGCGCCACACATGTGCCATGATGGCGTCATGGACCTCACCCCGTATGTCGACACCCTCCGCCGCGAACTCGCGGTGGCCGCCGAAGCCGGCGGGGAAGGTGCTCGCGAGCTGGCCGAGCGGCTCACCGCTCCGCTGGAGTCGGCGACCCGCCTGACCCTGCTCAATGTGCTCTCCGCCGCGATGGACGAGATCACCCGCGAGCTGGCCCCCGGCTCGGTCGACGTACGGCTGCGCGGGCTGGACCCCGACTTCGTGGTGACTCCGCCGCCCGCCGACGGCGGCGCCCCCGCGGAGCCGGCCGCGCCCGTCGAAGCGTTCACGACCGCGGTCCCGGACGACGGCGACGGGGGCGGCACCGCCCGCGTCAATCTGCGTCTGCCGGCCCACCTCAAGGCGCGCACGGAGGAGGCCGCGAGCCGCGAGGGCCTGTCGGTCAACGCGTGGCTGGTGCGGGCCGTGTCGGCCGCGGTCGACGGCGGCACCCGGCCGCGTACGCCGGAGAAGGCCCAGACCCTCGGACAGAGCTTCACAGGCTGGGTGCGCTAGCCGCGCCCGCGCCCGCACCACTTCACCCACACCACGTCCCACCAGCGGGGACGGCCCAAGGACTCATGAGGACGGGACAGCCATGCCTTCTTTCGACACTCCCGAACCGATCGCGGCCACGGCGCACGTGGACGCCGGCTCCATCCAGTTCACGGCGGGCGACCGCTCCGACACCGTCGTCGAGGTGCGGCCCCGCGACCCGAAGAAGGACCAGGACGTGCGGTCGGCCGAGCAGACCGAGGTCACGTACGCGAACGGCGTGCTGACCGTCAGGACGCCCAAGCAGCGGTATCTGTTCGGCCGTACCGGCACCGTCGATGTGACGGTCGAACTGCCCACGGGCTCGCGCATCGACATGACCGGCGCCTGGGCCCAGGTGCTCGGCGAGGGCCGGCTCGGCGAGGTCCGCGTGAAGACCTCGTCCGGCGACGTCCGCCTCGATGCGACCGGCCCGCTGAAGCTGACCGCGTCGCACGGCTCGATCACCGTCGACCGCATCGAGGGCATGGCCGAGATCACCACCAGCTCCGGCAGCCTGCGTGTCGGCCGCGTCGACGGCCCCGCCGTCCTGAAGAACTCGCACGGCACCACGACCGTCGGCGCCGCGACCGGCGACCTGCGGGTGAGCGGCGCCAACGGCGACATCGACATCGCGCGTGCCGAGGGCTCGGTCGCCGCCACCACCGCCCACGGCACCCTGCGCGTGGGTGAAGTCGCCAGCGGCACCGTCCACTTGGAAACCTCCTTCGGCGCCATCGAGGTCGGCATCCGCGAGGGCACCGCCGCCTGGCTCGACGTCAACTCCGACCACGGGCAGGTACGCAACACGCTCACCGCGTCCGAGACCCCGGACAAGACCGAGGACACCGTCAAGGTCCGCGCCCGCACCCGCCACGGCAACATCGACATCCGCCGAGCCTGACCCGCGAGGGCGACCTACGCCCGTAACGCCGGTCCTCTCCCCACCCCCCCTCTCCTCTCCCCGCCCTCTCCTCTCCTTCCACTCCGCCAAGGAGCTGCCTGTCATGCCCACAACACAACTCAAGCGCAACGCGACCGCCGCCCTGGCCCCCGCCTCCATCCACGCCACCAACCTCACAAAGTCCTACGGCGACAAGCAGGTCCTGCGCGGCATCGACCTGGCCATCCCGGCCGGCAGCGTCTTCGCCCTGCTCGGTCCCAACGGCGCCGGCAAGACCACCACCGTCGAGATTCTCTCGACGCTGATCGCCGCCGATGCCGGGACCGCCCAGCTGGCCGGATGCGACCTGGACCGCGAGGCCGACGCCGTACGGAAGATCATCGGTGTCACCGGCCAGTTCGCCGCCGTCGACAACCTCCTCAACGCCGAGGAGAACCTGATGCTCATGGCGGACCTGCACCATCTGTCCCGCCGCGAGGGCCGGCGCCGGGCCGCCGAACTCCTCGCCCGCTTCGACCTCACCGAGGCCGCGAGGAAGCCGGTCACCACCTACTCCGGCGGTATGCGCCGCAAGCTCGACCTCGCCATGACCCTGGTCGGCGACCCACGCATCATCTTCCTCGACGAGCCCACCACCGGCCTGGACCCGCGCTCCCGCCGCACCATGTGGGAGATCATCCGCTCCCTCGTCGCCGACGACGGCGTGACGATCTTCCTCACCACCCAGTACCTGGAGGAGGCCGACCGGCTGGCCGACCGTATCGCCGTACTGGACGGCGGAAGGCTGATCGCCGAAGGCACCGCGGAGGAGCTCAAGCGCCTGATCCCCGGCGGGCACATCTCCCTGAAGTTCGCCGACGCGGCCGCCCTGGAGCTGGCCGCCGCACACTTCGCCGCCACCAGTCGTAACGACGAGGAACTCACCCTCCAGATCCCCTCCGACGGCACCGTCCCCACCCTCCGCGCCGTCCTGGACATCCTCGACAGCGCCGGCATCACCCCCGAGGCCCTCTCCCAGCACACCCCGGACCTCGACGACGTCTTCCTGACCCTGACCGGCACCGACAAGCAGCAGGAGATCTCCCGATGAGCGCCCTCACCTACGCCGCCCGCGACTCCGTCACCATGTTCCGCCGGAACATGAAGCGTGCTGTGCGCTACCCGTCGGTGGCCGTGGTCATCGTCATGATGCCGGTCATCTTCCTCCTCCTCTTCAACTACGCCTTCGGAGGAGCACTCGGGGCAGGAATCCAGGGCCCCCAGCTCAAGGGCGACTACATCGACTACATCGCCCCGGGGATCATCCTGATGACCGTCGCCACCGGCTCCATCGGCGCCGCGCTCGGCATCTGCATGGACAAGACGGAAGGCATCGTCAACCGTTTCCGCACCATGGCCATCTCCCGGGCCTCCTTCCTCACCGGCCATGTCCTCAGCAACCTCGTCCTGACCGCCTTCGGCACGGCCGTGGTCACCGCCGTCGCCCTCGCCATCGGCTTCCGCCCCGAGGCCACCGCCCTGGAGTGGCTGGCCGCCGCCGGCCTGATGGCCTTCCTCGCCCTCGCCCTGACCTGGCTCTCGGCCGGCATGGGCCTGGTCGCCAAGACCGTCGAGTCCGCCTCCAACATGCCCATGCCGATCACCTTCCTCCCCTTCCTGGGCAGCGCCATCGTCCCCACCGACACCATGCCGTCCTGGATGCGCTGGTTCGCCGACCACCAGCCCTTCACGCCGATCAACGAGACCCTCCGCGGCCTCCTGATGGGCACCGAGATCGGCAACAGCGGCTTGATCTCGCTGGCCTGGTGCGCGGGGCTTGCCCTGCTGGGCTACGTCTGGGCGAAGGCCGCCTTCAAGCGGGGTGTCCGTAACTGACCCGCTGACAACCCGGAAATGTCCCGCGGGCCCCGGATGGGGCTCGCGGGACATTTCCGGGTGAGGGCGGCCGTCCCGGTCCGCAGGTCTGCCGGTCCGCAGGCGACGCGGTTGACGATCTTCCGCGGCGGTGGCCGACCGCGCTGTCACGGATCGCGGGATCAGCCCTTGACGTCGTCCTCCGTGAGCGGGATCGGCTGCGACGAGACAGGCGAGGACTCGGCTGCGGTCCGCGTGCCCCCCCAAGTGACTGCTCACATGGCCGTTCTGGTTCATCGAGGCGTTCTGGTTCATCGACGCCTGCAGTTGGCGCGCGAGACCGAGCCCGGTGCCGCCCATCGTGAGGGGCCCCGGCCCCATCGTCCCGGTCACCCTGCCGGACAGCCCCACCATGTCCTCGCCCATGTCCGGAGGGTAGCGGCGGCGATCGACCGACATGGCGCGAGGGCGGATTTCATACGCCGTGCATAGAACGGCACGCTCCGCTCCGTCTACTCTCTCGGCATGGCAGCAGAAGGAATGCTCGCTGCGCGCCGCCATGTCGATTTCGGCAGGCTGGCGAGCGCGCTGTGTACGGCCGCCACGGTGTGACCGCCGAGGTCGGCCGTCCGTCGCCCGACCGTTGACCGGGCGCTGATCGGGCGCCGAGCCGGCCCAGGTCCGGCCCATGTCCGGCCGTCTTCCGGCTACGGCCCGGCGCGTTCACCCCGTATCGCCATCGTCACGGGATACCCACCCGGCGCGGCAGTCCGCGGCGCCCGATTCCCGTCTCTTCCTTGTCTCCGGCGCAAAGCGCCGCACCCGCGCGGGCGCGCGACCTTCCCGTATCCCGCCCCGGTTCCGCATGCACCGCGCCCCATCGATGGACCGCAGGAGGAAACGACCCATGAGTCACCACGACAGACCGCAGGTGAGCCGTCGGGGCTTTCTCGCCGGCACGGCGGCGGCAGCCGCGGCGGCCGTTCCCGCGATAGCCCAGGTGACGGCGGCCGCAGGCCCGGCATCCGCCGCCACCCGCCCCAACATCCTGCTGATCGTCACCGACGACCAGCCCAAGCACACCGAGTGGGCCCTCCCCAAGACCGTGGACTGGCTCGCGGGGCGCGGCGTGAAGTTCACCGACGGCCATGTCACCACGCCGCTGTGCTCGCCCTCGCGCTCCTCGGTCCTCACCGGCCAGTACGCCCACAACCACGGTGTCCGGAACAACGGATCCTCGTACCAGCTGGACCAGGGCACCACCCTGCAGCGCTACCTCACGCAGGCGGGCTACCGCACCGGTCTGTTCGGCAAGTTCCTCAACTCGTGGACTCTCGCGGACAATCCGCCGCACTTCGAGGAGTGGGCGCTGCTCCAGCCCGGCTACGTCGACGCCCGGTGGAACGTCAACGGCACGGTCCAGACGATCAACGGCTACACCACCACCGTCATCAAGAACCGCACACTGAACTTCCTGGACAAGGCCGCGACCGACGGCCGCCCCTGGTTCGCGTACGTCACTCCGTACGCCTCGCACGGCCCGCGTACGCCCGAGGCGAAGTACGCGGATACGGCCGTGCCCGAGTGGAACGGACGCCCGTCCGTCCCCGAGGCCGACCGGAGCGACAAGCCGGCCTACATCAAGAACGCCACCGGAACCCTGGCCGACGGCCGGACCGTCCGCGCCGAGCAATTGCGCACTCTGCTGTCCGTCGACGACGCGGTGCAGGCGTTCAAGGACAAGCTCGCGGCCCTCGGGCAGCTGGAGAACACCCTGGTCATCTACATCGCCGACAACGGCTTCGGCTGGGCGGACCACGGCTGGACCAAGAAGTCGGTGCCCTACCGGCCGGCCCACGAGGTGCCGTTCTACCTCTCCTGGCCGGCCGGCGGCCTCGGATCCGGAACCACCGACAACCGGATCGTCGCCAACATCGACATCGCGCCCACCGTCCTCGACGCGGCCGGGATCACCCCGTCCCATGCGCAGGACGGAAAGTCGCTGCTGTCCTCGTACAGCCGCGACCATCTGCTCGTCGAGTGGTGGAAGCAGGGCACGGCCGCGGGCGGTCCGCCGACCTGGGCGTCCTACGTCGCCAAGGACAAGCAGTACACCGAGTACTACGACCTGACGACCGACGCCAACGGCACGGTGTCCGGCACGGGGCAGCGGAAGTTCCGGGAGTACTACGACCTCGCGGACGACCCGTACCAGCTGAGGAACAGCCTCTACCAGGCGACCCAGCAGGACGAGCAGAACCTCGGCATCCCCGCACTGGCAGCGCAGCTCGCCACCGACCGCGCCGGCTAGGCACGTGCGTCGCGCGTGCTGGGCACGTGCCTCGCGCGCCGCGCCGCGCCGGACTCCGGCCGGGGGCCCGGGCCCCCGGCCGGACCGACCGACCGACCACTTCCGGGAGTTGCTGTGTCCGCCACATCCGCCGCGTCTTCCTCTCCTGCCTCTTGCTGCACGCCGGGACCGGGACCGGGCCGCGGGGACGCCACGACCGTCACGGTCGACCTCGCGCCGCCCTCGCCCAGGCCCTCGCCCGCCCTTCGTGTCGCCAGGCAGCTGATCGACCTCCCGGGCGGGCGCTTCCTCATGGGCACCGACGACCCGGACGGCTTCCCGGCCGATGGCGAAGGCCCGGTCCGCGAGGTCGAGGTCGCCCCCTTCCGTATCGCGCCCACGGCTGTGACCAACGCCCAGTTCGCCACCTTCGTCAAGGCCACCGGCCATGTGACCGAGGCCGAGCGCTTCGGCTTCTCGTTCGTCTTCGCAGGGCTGCTCTCCGACGAACTCGCCGCAGCGTCACGGCCGGTCGCAGCCGTTCCGTGGTGGCGGGCGGTGCCGGGCGCCACCTGGAGACACCCCGAGGGCCCCGGCTCGTCCTTCGCCGACCGGCAGAACCACCCCGTCGTGCACGTCTCGTGGAACGACGCGCAGGCGTACTGCGCCTGGTCCGGTACGCGGCTGCCGACGGAGGCGGAGTGGGAGTACGCCGCCCGCGGCGGCCTCGAGCAGCGGCGCTACCCGTGGGGCGACGAACTGACGCCCGGCGGACGCCATATGTGCAACATCTGGCAGGGCGAGTTCCCCAGCCACAACACGCGTGACGACGGCCACCTCGGCACCGCCCCGGTGAAGTCCTACCGTCCCAACGGCTACGCCCTCTACAACGTGGTGGGCAACGTCTGGGAGTGGTGCGCCGACTGGTTCACACCGGACGAGGCGCGGGTGATGCGGGGCGGCTCGTACCTGTGCCACGACTCGTACTGCAACCGCTACCGCGTCGCGGCCCGCAGTTCCAACACGCCGGACAGTTCGACGGGGAACATCGGCTTTCGCGTCGCGGCCTGACCAGGAGGTCGTCCTCACGAGATCCCGACGGATGCGTGATCATCCACAGGCGGTGCGGGAGCGGCACACGCCCTGTCATTCTTGTCGGTCTTGTCGGTGTCATTCTCGTCGGTCGACGCGCATGCCGGACGCCCGCGACGGGGAGGCGTGGTCCGGTTGTTCGTGAAGAGCGGGCGTCGCCAGCTCTTCCTCAGCCCAGACGACCTTGCCGCCCGCTGTCGGGCGGGAGCCCCATCTGCGGGACAGCTGGGCGACCAGGGAGAGGCCGCGGCCGTTCTCGTCGATGCTGTGTGCGTGACGCGGACGCGGGGAGCCGGCGTCGGTATCGGACACTTCGCAGGTCAGTGCCTGGTGCTGGATCAGGCGCAGACCGATCGGGCCGGAGCTGTGGCGGACGGCGTTGGTGACCAGTTCGCTGACGATCAGCTGCGTGGCGTCCTCGAGACCCTCCAGGCCCCATCGGGCCAACTGACTGGCTGCCAGTTTCCGGGCGCGACGGACAGCGGTCCGGTCGCTGGGCAGCGTCCAGGTAGCGACCTGGGCCGGGTCGAGCGAACGAGTGCGGACGAGGAGCAGGGTGACGTCGTCGCACGCCGTCTGATCCTGGAAGGGCTCCGTGGCACGGGTGCAGAGGTCTTCCAGGGAGCGACCCGGTTGCGCGAGGGCGGTGCCCAGGCGGTGCATTCCCTTCTCGATGTCGTGGTCGCGGGTCTCGACCAGGCCGTCGGTGTAGAGGGCGAGGAGAGTTCCCTCGGGCAGTTCCAGCTCGATGGCCTCGAAGGGGACGCCCAGCCCGATGCCGAGTGGGGCACCGGTCGGAAGGTCGGGGAAGGTGACCTGGCCCTGCGGGTCGATGATCGCGGGCGGGGGGTGCCCGGCCCCTGCCATGGTGCATCGGCGGGTGACCGGGTCGTAGACGGCGTAGACACACGTGGCACCCACCACCGTGGCGGCATGGTCCGGGCCGACGGCGTCTTCTTCCGCCAGCCGCTGGACCGCGTCATCGAGGCGGGCCAGCAGCTCGTCGGGGGGCACTTCCATGGCGGCGAGTGTGTGGACGGCGGTGCGGAGCCTGCCCATGGTCGCGGCGGCGTTGATGCCGTGCCCGACCACATCGCCGACGACGAGGGCCACCCGGGCACCGGACAGCGGGATCACATCGAACCAGTCGCCCCCGACGCCGTGGTCCAAGTCGGCGGGCAGATAGCGCGAGGCAGCCTCGACCGCCGTACCACCCCTCAACCGGGGCGGGAGCAGATTGCGTTGCAGCGCAAGGGCTACGGCCTGCTCGCGCGCGAACTGGCGCGCGTTGTCCAACGACACCGCGGCGCGACTGACGAGTTCTTCCGCCAGGAGCAGATCGACCTCCTGGAACGGGACCGGGTCCTTGGTACGGATGAACAACACGATGCCCAGCAGGGCGCGTCGCGCGCGGATGGGGACGACCATCAGGGAGTGCATGCCGTTCTCATGGATCTTCCGTGCCCGTACCGGGGACCGGTCGATCCAGGTGCCTGGCGCGGTGTCCAGGATCGGCTCCAGATGGGGCCTCCCGGTGCGCAGGACATCGGTGAAGGGGGAGTCGGGCGGCACGGGGACCGGCTCACCGCGCACCCAAGCCGACTCCGGGACGCCTTCGCGGATCGAGGCCCGACCGGCACGTCGGAACACGGGGAGACGCTCGCCCGACGAGCCGATGCGGACCGGGGCTCCCTCGCCGAACGGGACCGACTGCTCCAGGTCCACGGTGACGAAGTCGGCGAACAGGGGCACGGCAAGGTCGGCCAGCTCCTGACTGATCTGCATCACGTCCAGAGTCCTGCCGAGGCGCGTGCCGGCCTGGCTGAGGGTGGCGAGGCGCTCGCGCGCCAACCGGCTCTCGATCACGTCGACGCTGATGACGCATACCCCCAGCGCTTGGCCGTCAGCGCCTTGGAGACGGGAGAACGACACCGCGAACGGGCGTTCCGGCCCCAGACTCGTCGGCAGCCACGTCCGGTACTCGTGGACCTTGGTGGTGCCGCTCGCCAGCACCTGCTGCATCACCGCCTCCAGCGCTTCGGCCTTGACACCGGGCAGCGCGTCGGTGAGTCGATGTCCGAGCCTCCGGTCACGGGGAATGCCGTCGTGGCTCTCCATCGCGTCGTTCGCCCAGACGCCCCGCAGCTGCGGGTCACGAACGGAGATTCCGATCGGCGAACGGGTCAGGAGCGATCCCCTCACCGATCCGTTCACCGCTTCTCCGGACAGTGCGTCGGCGTCGCTCATGGACACGAGCCACCGCGCTGTTCCGTCCTGCCCCCGCAACATCGAGATCCGCAGACTGACGTCGAGCAGGTGGCCGTCTCGGTGGCGCGCCGCCGATGCGCCCGACCAGCCGTTCCGGGCACGGCACTGCTCGACGAACACCGACATCGTCGGCGCTTCGCCGAAGGACGGCAGTACGAGTGCGGCGGAACGGCCCACTATGTCCTGCGCGGAGTACGCGACAAGCCGCTCAGCGGCCTGTGTCCATGCGACCACGGTTCCTTGCTCGTCGAACAGCGCGATCGCCGATTCGGATACCTCGTAAGTACCCATCTGCTTACCGAGTGTGACCTGGTCGGTGCTGGTGGTGGTCATCGAATGCTGTCCTCGAATGGGAGGGGCAGGTGGCGCGGGTCTCCGGAGCTGATTCGTGCAAACTTCGAGCAATTGACCGGATAGGGGCCTGCTCTGTGACAGTGCCGCAGCCGTCGGGTGCGGCAGCCCGGACTGTCGCGCT from Streptomyces formicae includes these protein-coding regions:
- a CDS encoding RICIN domain-containing protein, translated to MSALHRSPARHKKATIAAAAALLLGGGALTALPGTAQAAATTVQVTVSTADGTKRLSQEAPLSFGTPQQATNIAINANERHQPMTGVGASITEASASLIAGLPATTRTQLMSELFGGSGIGLNYLRQPFGGTDFVAALPYYSYDDNGTTPDPTLSKFSIARDKEKIIPLLNQAKGINPGIRFMATPWSAPAWMKDNGSLNGGKLKTEYYDEYANYLVKAIQAYAAEGVPIEDLTVQNEAELGTSYPSMIMTSAEQAEFLKVLDPKLAAAGLGTNLFAFDHNWDHPSYPLDVFSRTSGLWRLAGAAFHCYAGSPEAQQQVINAGKRVFMTECSGSDTTNTYADTLEWHAENLVVRSLRSGSETVIDWNLALNSSGGPHFGNCQNRCNGVVEVNGSSYTKNAEYYVLGHLGKYVKRGAVRIGSNSGASGGLQNVAFENPDGSRAVYVVNAGSSTSTFSVTESGTSFGYSLPAGAIATFTWPGSPTGGTGTIDPSAWYELVNVNSGMCVDQRDGATADGTAVQQWECGTGAENVQWQLTPTDGGYSRITSRKAAATNQVIDVTDRSTVDGAKIQTWAWTGTGGPNQQWRPEAVSGGYRFVNRNSGKCLDVTGHSTVNGTQLQQWTCAAGSTAQTFRLVKK
- a CDS encoding DUF4097 family beta strand repeat-containing protein, giving the protein MPSFDTPEPIAATAHVDAGSIQFTAGDRSDTVVEVRPRDPKKDQDVRSAEQTEVTYANGVLTVRTPKQRYLFGRTGTVDVTVELPTGSRIDMTGAWAQVLGEGRLGEVRVKTSSGDVRLDATGPLKLTASHGSITVDRIEGMAEITTSSGSLRVGRVDGPAVLKNSHGTTTVGAATGDLRVSGANGDIDIARAEGSVAATTAHGTLRVGEVASGTVHLETSFGAIEVGIREGTAAWLDVNSDHGQVRNTLTASETPDKTEDTVKVRARTRHGNIDIRRA
- a CDS encoding ATP-binding cassette domain-containing protein; this encodes MPTTQLKRNATAALAPASIHATNLTKSYGDKQVLRGIDLAIPAGSVFALLGPNGAGKTTTVEILSTLIAADAGTAQLAGCDLDREADAVRKIIGVTGQFAAVDNLLNAEENLMLMADLHHLSRREGRRRAAELLARFDLTEAARKPVTTYSGGMRRKLDLAMTLVGDPRIIFLDEPTTGLDPRSRRTMWEIIRSLVADDGVTIFLTTQYLEEADRLADRIAVLDGGRLIAEGTAEELKRLIPGGHISLKFADAAALELAAAHFAATSRNDEELTLQIPSDGTVPTLRAVLDILDSAGITPEALSQHTPDLDDVFLTLTGTDKQQEISR
- a CDS encoding ABC transporter permease, which codes for MSALTYAARDSVTMFRRNMKRAVRYPSVAVVIVMMPVIFLLLFNYAFGGALGAGIQGPQLKGDYIDYIAPGIILMTVATGSIGAALGICMDKTEGIVNRFRTMAISRASFLTGHVLSNLVLTAFGTAVVTAVALAIGFRPEATALEWLAAAGLMAFLALALTWLSAGMGLVAKTVESASNMPMPITFLPFLGSAIVPTDTMPSWMRWFADHQPFTPINETLRGLLMGTEIGNSGLISLAWCAGLALLGYVWAKAAFKRGVRN
- a CDS encoding sulfatase family protein, which produces MSHHDRPQVSRRGFLAGTAAAAAAAVPAIAQVTAAAGPASAATRPNILLIVTDDQPKHTEWALPKTVDWLAGRGVKFTDGHVTTPLCSPSRSSVLTGQYAHNHGVRNNGSSYQLDQGTTLQRYLTQAGYRTGLFGKFLNSWTLADNPPHFEEWALLQPGYVDARWNVNGTVQTINGYTTTVIKNRTLNFLDKAATDGRPWFAYVTPYASHGPRTPEAKYADTAVPEWNGRPSVPEADRSDKPAYIKNATGTLADGRTVRAEQLRTLLSVDDAVQAFKDKLAALGQLENTLVIYIADNGFGWADHGWTKKSVPYRPAHEVPFYLSWPAGGLGSGTTDNRIVANIDIAPTVLDAAGITPSHAQDGKSLLSSYSRDHLLVEWWKQGTAAGGPPTWASYVAKDKQYTEYYDLTTDANGTVSGTGQRKFREYYDLADDPYQLRNSLYQATQQDEQNLGIPALAAQLATDRAG
- a CDS encoding formylglycine-generating enzyme family protein, translated to MSATSAASSSPASCCTPGPGPGRGDATTVTVDLAPPSPRPSPALRVARQLIDLPGGRFLMGTDDPDGFPADGEGPVREVEVAPFRIAPTAVTNAQFATFVKATGHVTEAERFGFSFVFAGLLSDELAAASRPVAAVPWWRAVPGATWRHPEGPGSSFADRQNHPVVHVSWNDAQAYCAWSGTRLPTEAEWEYAARGGLEQRRYPWGDELTPGGRHMCNIWQGEFPSHNTRDDGHLGTAPVKSYRPNGYALYNVVGNVWEWCADWFTPDEARVMRGGSYLCHDSYCNRYRVAARSSNTPDSSTGNIGFRVAA
- a CDS encoding SpoIIE family protein phosphatase, yielding MTTTSTDQVTLGKQMGTYEVSESAIALFDEQGTVVAWTQAAERLVAYSAQDIVGRSAALVLPSFGEAPTMSVFVEQCRARNGWSGASAARHRDGHLLDVSLRISMLRGQDGTARWLVSMSDADALSGEAVNGSVRGSLLTRSPIGISVRDPQLRGVWANDAMESHDGIPRDRRLGHRLTDALPGVKAEALEAVMQQVLASGTTKVHEYRTWLPTSLGPERPFAVSFSRLQGADGQALGVCVISVDVIESRLARERLATLSQAGTRLGRTLDVMQISQELADLAVPLFADFVTVDLEQSVPFGEGAPVRIGSSGERLPVFRRAGRASIREGVPESAWVRGEPVPVPPDSPFTDVLRTGRPHLEPILDTAPGTWIDRSPVRARKIHENGMHSLMVVPIRARRALLGIVLFIRTKDPVPFQEVDLLLAEELVSRAAVSLDNARQFAREQAVALALQRNLLPPRLRGGTAVEAASRYLPADLDHGVGGDWFDVIPLSGARVALVVGDVVGHGINAAATMGRLRTAVHTLAAMEVPPDELLARLDDAVQRLAEEDAVGPDHAATVVGATCVYAVYDPVTRRCTMAGAGHPPPAIIDPQGQVTFPDLPTGAPLGIGLGVPFEAIELELPEGTLLALYTDGLVETRDHDIEKGMHRLGTALAQPGRSLEDLCTRATEPFQDQTACDDVTLLLVRTRSLDPAQVATWTLPSDRTAVRRARKLAASQLARWGLEGLEDATQLIVSELVTNAVRHSSGPIGLRLIQHQALTCEVSDTDAGSPRPRHAHSIDENGRGLSLVAQLSRRWGSRPTAGGKVVWAEEELATPALHEQPDHASPSRASGMRVDRRE